One segment of Virgibacillus doumboii DNA contains the following:
- a CDS encoding glycosyltransferase, translated as MEPDVGIVMPVYRQDSKLFEEAIESIINQTYPYFQLVIVIDGITPNVDSIAKAYALKDTRITLIRREENRGTDVALNIGFQFLQNNTNIHYLTWVSSDNIYYPDFAGVLKEQLENSPQHVGLAYGCFDLIDDNGNHNEATDSWNKRLNQPKEKLINEYFIGYAFMYRKVFAQKIEGYRYMPVEDYDYFLRLTEHCDITFVPQKLMAFRLSSPYSNSIQINNSLEKKRKRNYLLRLVMKEARQRRERSRKFKRINKKNALTKNQYTGPTIANNRIIVYIPFNNLNVQQTLPKDADANQPEEHAHLTEEWISKRMNIFMNFTLKSLINQSNQNYLAFIVYQDSSRQFIEKELQNYPNLPFNIRFVSSSEYEEAVIKTLNGYKYFYELHLHSDDAYHKNFIEQLYHYRPSPQTKVLICQNGYIYYSITEELGEYYNFSSSFNCLIYKAADYLKGVRHNIFQPSDTGIWTGAINLPHEIISDRVYINHAHETNSAFFLEDEKRQIWRNKKGEALNSVGKTISDNEEKQRILQEFLGPNYKMGK; from the coding sequence ATGGAACCTGATGTAGGGATTGTTATGCCTGTATACAGACAGGACAGCAAACTATTTGAAGAAGCAATAGAATCCATTATCAATCAAACGTATCCCTATTTTCAATTGGTTATTGTAATTGACGGAATTACGCCTAATGTAGACAGTATTGCAAAAGCATATGCCTTGAAAGATACACGGATAACACTGATTCGAAGGGAGGAAAACAGAGGAACGGATGTTGCTCTAAATATTGGATTTCAATTTTTGCAAAATAATACAAATATCCATTACTTGACTTGGGTTTCAAGTGATAATATTTACTATCCTGACTTTGCAGGAGTCTTGAAGGAACAACTGGAAAATTCTCCCCAACATGTAGGTTTGGCATATGGCTGCTTTGATTTAATAGATGATAATGGGAACCATAATGAAGCAACTGACTCATGGAATAAACGTCTGAATCAACCAAAGGAAAAATTAATAAATGAGTACTTTATCGGTTACGCATTCATGTACCGGAAAGTTTTCGCACAAAAAATAGAAGGGTATAGATATATGCCAGTTGAGGATTATGATTATTTTTTACGTTTAACTGAGCACTGCGACATTACATTTGTGCCTCAAAAACTTATGGCATTTAGGCTTAGCTCACCCTACAGTAACTCGATACAAATAAATAATTCCCTTGAAAAAAAGAGAAAGAGGAATTATCTGTTGCGTTTAGTGATGAAGGAGGCACGTCAACGCAGGGAAAGATCACGTAAATTCAAAAGAATAAATAAAAAAAATGCATTGACTAAAAATCAGTATACCGGACCAACAATTGCAAATAACCGTATTATTGTATATATTCCTTTTAACAATCTTAATGTTCAACAGACACTGCCCAAAGATGCTGATGCGAATCAACCCGAAGAGCATGCACATTTAACAGAGGAATGGATCAGTAAAAGAATGAATATATTCATGAATTTTACGTTAAAGAGTCTTATTAACCAATCCAATCAAAATTATCTTGCGTTTATCGTGTACCAAGACAGCTCCAGACAGTTTATTGAAAAAGAACTGCAAAACTACCCAAATCTCCCTTTTAATATTAGATTTGTTTCCAGCAGTGAGTATGAAGAAGCTGTGATAAAAACATTGAACGGCTATAAATATTTCTATGAACTTCATCTTCACAGTGATGATGCATACCATAAAAACTTTATCGAACAGCTTTATCATTATAGACCTTCCCCTCAAACAAAAGTTTTAATTTGTCAAAACGGCTATATTTATTATTCCATTACAGAGGAACTCGGAGAATATTATAATTTCTCAAGTTCTTTTAATTGTTTAATCTATAAAGCAGCAGATTATTTAAAGGGAGTAAGACACAATATTTTCCAGCCGTCGGATACAGGAATATGGACCGGAGCTATCAATCTTCCACATGAAATAATAAGCGATCGGGTTTATATTAATCATGCCCACGAGACTAATTCAGCTTTTTTCCTTGAGGATGAAAAAAGACAGATTTGGAGAAATAAAAAAGGGGAAGCCTTAAACTCAGTTGGAAAAACGATATCTGATAATGAGGAAAAACAAAGAATTCTGCAGGAGTTTCTGGGACCTAATTATAAGATGGGTAAATGA
- a CDS encoding sulfotransferase family 2 domain-containing protein, protein MSVEDNLLLFMHIPKTGGTTLSTIIENQYDKNVVLTGNNSMGYKAIEKSNSLMGHFTFGIHRHFSKPCTYITMMRDPIELIISSYFYIKETEVHPDHIEVNNTSLDQFVNSNEYNLNNLQTRYFCGGKTPNLDQAKEILNTHFAVVGITEMFDDSLSLMKHHLKWKNIEYERINVNNNRPSKNDIPTNIISDIKQNNTMDLELYKYAKEKLINKLDAIK, encoded by the coding sequence TTGAGCGTTGAGGATAATTTATTACTTTTTATGCATATCCCTAAAACCGGCGGAACAACATTAAGCACAATCATTGAAAACCAATACGATAAAAATGTAGTTCTTACTGGAAACAATAGCATGGGCTATAAAGCTATTGAAAAATCTAATTCCTTAATGGGCCACTTTACTTTTGGAATACACCGTCATTTCTCAAAACCATGTACCTATATAACTATGATGCGTGACCCTATAGAACTAATTATCTCTTCCTATTTTTATATTAAAGAAACTGAAGTACACCCAGATCATATCGAGGTAAATAATACGAGTTTAGATCAATTCGTTAATTCCAATGAATATAATTTAAATAATCTGCAAACCCGTTATTTTTGTGGAGGAAAAACCCCCAATCTGGATCAAGCGAAGGAGATTCTAAATACTCATTTCGCTGTAGTTGGAATAACTGAAATGTTTGACGACTCCCTTTCCTTAATGAAACATCATTTAAAATGGAAAAATATTGAGTACGAAAGAATAAATGTAAACAATAATCGTCCATCCAAAAATGATATACCAACAAATATCATTTCAGATATAAAACAAAATAACACCATGGATTTAGAATTATATAAGTATGCAAAGGAGAAATTAATAAATAAGCTTGATGCGATTAAGTAA
- a CDS encoding NAD-dependent epimerase/dehydratase family protein gives MINVLVTGAGGFIGKNLVQRLNREKGVIVNQYHRGDDLSLLYEHLDNADIIYHLAGVNRPENNDEFTRVNRGLTELIVNYLNKHQKSPKLVFSSSAKAELDTPYGLSKKAAEEVLKNYSNDTGAEVYIYRLPGVFGKWSKPHYNSVVATFCHEISHDKEIEIHDADKKLELVYIDDVVDDFMDCLTRTNTEKKFYYPISNTFHTTVGELAQKLYKMKYIRKSLIIPDLSDKFTKYLYTTYLSYLNKNNFSYDLPTHQDERGSLVELIKSHQAGQVFMSTSRKGVIRGNHYHHTKVEKFCVIKGTATIKLRKFDSEELITYTVSDQNIEMIDIPPGFTHSIENVTDGELTVLFWANELFDPDKPDTFPLKVQTSETSD, from the coding sequence ATGATAAACGTACTAGTTACCGGTGCAGGCGGATTTATCGGTAAAAATCTTGTTCAACGTCTGAACAGGGAAAAAGGGGTTATCGTCAACCAGTATCATCGTGGTGATGACCTGTCATTACTGTATGAACATTTAGACAATGCTGATATCATCTATCATCTGGCAGGGGTGAACAGACCCGAAAACAATGATGAATTTACTAGAGTCAATAGAGGACTTACCGAATTAATTGTCAACTATTTAAATAAGCATCAAAAATCACCGAAGCTTGTTTTTTCATCATCTGCCAAGGCAGAACTTGATACACCATATGGTTTAAGCAAAAAAGCTGCCGAAGAAGTGCTGAAAAATTATAGTAATGATACCGGTGCAGAGGTTTACATTTATCGACTGCCGGGTGTTTTTGGCAAGTGGTCTAAACCGCATTACAACTCAGTCGTCGCCACCTTTTGTCATGAAATTTCTCATGATAAAGAAATCGAGATTCATGATGCGGACAAAAAACTTGAACTTGTATATATTGACGATGTGGTAGACGATTTTATGGATTGTCTTACCCGAACAAACACGGAAAAGAAATTCTATTATCCTATCAGTAATACCTTCCATACAACGGTAGGCGAACTGGCTCAAAAACTTTACAAAATGAAGTATATACGAAAATCACTGATCATACCCGATTTGTCCGATAAATTTACAAAGTACTTGTATACGACTTATCTATCTTATTTAAATAAGAATAATTTTTCATATGATTTGCCGACACATCAAGATGAAAGAGGAAGTCTGGTTGAGTTAATCAAATCACATCAGGCCGGTCAGGTCTTTATGTCAACATCACGAAAGGGCGTCATAAGAGGAAATCATTATCATCATACAAAAGTTGAGAAATTTTGTGTCATCAAAGGAACGGCAACTATTAAATTAAGAAAATTCGATTCCGAGGAACTGATCACTTATACGGTTTCGGACCAAAACATTGAAATGATAGACATACCTCCAGGTTTTACCCATTCGATTGAAAACGTAACGGATGGTGAGTTAACTGTTTTGTTTTGGGCCAATGAACTTTTTGATCCGGATAAGCCGGATACTTTTCCCTTGAAAGTCCAGACAAGCGAAACTAGTGATTAA
- a CDS encoding Msr family ABC-F type ribosomal protection protein: MEQLKLELTNIEVSFLDKLVLDIPKLSVYQFDRIGLVGKNGSGKSTLLKLMNGDINPNKGNIHCLTDIGYFEQTSSPVDGEMDYELLGKLAVPNMDIGKLSGGEQTRKKMAQLFSTYYELMLIDEPTTHLDSTGTDFLIDQLKYYYGAFLLVSHDRYLLDQLVTKIWEIKDGKITEYTGNYSDYEEQKELETRQQQEQHELYVKEKNRLLKAADEKMEKAKKVTQTNKNLSKKDIKAKANKMFMTKSKGTSQKSVQRAAKAIEQRVEQLDAVEAPEEEKLLYFHQSEALQLHNKLPVMADRLTLYAGDKLLLQEASFQFPLGATIAITGENGSGKTTLLEHIVNHGECIELSPKVAFGVYEQMEFQFNKAETVLSYMKNRSDHNEGRIRAVLNSMNFTGNDIKKDVRELSGGEAIRLVLCQLFLGRYNVLILDEPTNFLDVDCIVALEKFLKAYQGTVLLVSHDRRFVERVADYKYVIEEQRLKLKD; this comes from the coding sequence ATGGAACAATTAAAACTGGAGTTAACGAACATCGAAGTGTCATTTTTGGATAAATTGGTACTGGATATTCCGAAATTATCGGTTTATCAATTTGACCGGATTGGGCTTGTTGGAAAAAATGGATCAGGGAAAAGCACGTTGTTGAAACTGATGAATGGAGATATTAATCCAAATAAAGGCAATATTCATTGTCTCACTGATATTGGTTATTTTGAACAGACATCATCACCTGTCGATGGTGAGATGGATTATGAACTGCTTGGAAAATTAGCTGTTCCCAATATGGATATTGGAAAGCTGAGCGGCGGAGAGCAAACACGAAAAAAGATGGCACAATTATTTTCAACGTATTATGAATTGATGCTGATTGATGAACCTACCACACATTTGGACAGCACTGGAACAGATTTTCTAATCGACCAGTTGAAGTATTATTATGGTGCCTTCCTATTGGTGAGTCATGACCGCTACTTGTTGGATCAGCTGGTGACAAAAATCTGGGAAATTAAAGATGGGAAGATTACCGAGTACACAGGGAATTATTCGGATTATGAAGAGCAGAAGGAATTGGAAACAAGACAGCAGCAGGAACAGCATGAGTTATACGTAAAAGAGAAAAACAGGCTGTTAAAAGCTGCTGATGAGAAGATGGAAAAAGCGAAAAAGGTGACCCAGACAAACAAAAATTTATCCAAAAAAGATATAAAGGCAAAAGCCAACAAAATGTTTATGACAAAATCAAAAGGAACCAGCCAAAAGTCGGTACAGCGTGCAGCGAAGGCCATTGAGCAGCGGGTAGAACAACTTGATGCGGTGGAAGCACCTGAAGAGGAAAAACTGCTTTATTTTCATCAGTCCGAGGCACTGCAACTGCATAATAAGCTTCCGGTTATGGCAGACCGGCTGACATTGTATGCTGGTGATAAACTTCTTTTACAGGAGGCAAGTTTTCAATTCCCGTTGGGGGCAACCATTGCAATTACAGGGGAGAATGGGTCCGGAAAGACGACGCTTCTCGAGCATATAGTAAATCATGGAGAATGTATTGAGTTGTCTCCCAAAGTCGCTTTTGGAGTATATGAACAAATGGAATTTCAATTTAATAAGGCAGAAACAGTCCTTTCGTATATGAAAAACAGGAGTGATCATAATGAGGGAAGGATTCGGGCTGTTCTTAATTCCATGAACTTTACCGGTAATGACATTAAAAAAGATGTACGTGAATTAAGCGGCGGTGAAGCGATTCGCCTTGTGCTGTGTCAGCTTTTTCTGGGAAGATACAACGTGCTTATTCTGGATGAACCGACGAATTTTCTGGATGTCGATTGCATCGTAGCTTTGGAGAAGTTCTTGAAAGCTTATCAGGGAACGGTACTTCTGGTTTCACATGATCGGCGGTTTGTCGAACGGGTGGCTGATTATAAATATGTGATTGAAGAGCAGCGGTTGAAATTGAAAGATTAA
- a CDS encoding YeiH family protein yields MSHIIKNRSATVNWIVGVAFTFFIALLGYLLAMVPGFDHVGQLACAIIIAIIYRQFFGYPEAIRAGIGFSSKRLLRTAIILYGLKLNIDVILNDGLGLLARDAGVILFAILLTVWLAKVFKANKTISLLLGVGTGVCGAAAIAAVAPIVKSKDEDTAIGVGIIALVGTVFAIGYTILRPFLPMTSVEYGTWAGSSLHEVAHVALAAAPGGENALAIALLAKLGRVFLLIPLCFILIYIMKRRNKNSEQVETKIEFPWFLIGFIILSLLGSYVFGHSIPVSDGVMNAVFGITNWLLTAAMVGLGLNVSLRDLRTKAMKPLMAMGITSVCLSVIVYFIV; encoded by the coding sequence ATGTCACATATCATTAAAAACCGTTCAGCAACAGTAAACTGGATTGTTGGAGTTGCATTTACCTTTTTTATTGCATTATTGGGTTATTTACTTGCGATGGTACCCGGGTTTGATCATGTCGGCCAATTGGCATGTGCCATTATAATCGCAATCATTTACCGGCAATTTTTTGGGTACCCGGAAGCAATACGGGCAGGAATTGGCTTTTCATCAAAACGTTTACTGCGGACGGCTATTATTTTATACGGATTAAAATTAAATATCGATGTTATTTTAAATGATGGATTAGGCTTGCTTGCCCGTGATGCAGGCGTTATTCTGTTTGCCATTCTTCTGACAGTCTGGCTGGCAAAAGTATTTAAGGCGAATAAAACCATTTCGCTGTTATTAGGTGTCGGGACCGGCGTTTGCGGAGCTGCGGCAATTGCAGCAGTGGCACCGATTGTAAAATCAAAGGATGAAGACACCGCGATTGGAGTCGGCATTATTGCTCTTGTTGGTACGGTTTTTGCGATTGGCTATACGATTTTACGACCGTTCCTGCCAATGACTTCCGTTGAATACGGTACGTGGGCGGGATCCAGCCTGCATGAAGTCGCCCATGTTGCACTCGCTGCAGCACCCGGCGGGGAAAATGCACTGGCAATTGCTCTGTTGGCAAAACTGGGGCGTGTATTTTTGCTTATTCCGTTGTGCTTTATTTTAATCTATATTATGAAGCGGAGAAATAAAAACTCGGAACAGGTCGAAACAAAAATCGAATTCCCATGGTTTCTGATCGGATTTATCATTCTGAGTTTATTAGGAAGTTATGTGTTTGGCCATTCGATTCCAGTTTCTGATGGAGTCATGAATGCCGTCTTCGGTATCACAAACTGGCTGCTGACCGCCGCAATGGTGGGTCTCGGACTTAATGTCAGTCTTCGTGATTTACGGACAAAGGCAATGAAACCACTAATGGCGATGGGAATTACGTCTGTATGCCTGTCGGTTATCGTTTATTTCATTGTGTAG
- a CDS encoding LysR family transcriptional regulator — MDQHLQVFVSVAENKNFSRAAEDLHMTQPAVSQYIRTFEESIGTRLLERTNKYVRLNKAGDIVYHHAKEILGLYTTMQNLVDDLTNKAGGPLSIGASYTFGEYVLPRIIAGLEETYPDIKPTVTIGNTADIADLVSKHQLDIGIVEGHLKEQQLTIEKFANDDMFVVASPEYPLVKGKENVEIQQLEKEKWIVREVGSGTREATDTMFQRFDISPSRKMTFSSTQPIKESVEAGLGITLLSQWAIQKELRNGDLKMLNIEGFPFSREFFFITKSPFRTMALEVFIDMLRNRSLTSLF; from the coding sequence ATGGATCAGCATCTGCAAGTATTCGTATCTGTTGCAGAGAATAAGAACTTCTCGAGGGCAGCTGAAGATTTACATATGACACAGCCAGCCGTAAGCCAATATATTCGTACATTTGAAGAAAGCATTGGCACAAGGCTCTTGGAACGTACCAATAAATATGTCCGTTTAAATAAAGCCGGCGACATTGTTTACCATCATGCAAAAGAAATTCTTGGGCTTTATACAACGATGCAGAACCTTGTCGATGATTTAACTAACAAGGCTGGCGGACCACTTTCGATTGGAGCCAGTTATACATTTGGCGAGTATGTTCTCCCACGTATTATTGCAGGTTTAGAGGAAACTTATCCGGATATTAAGCCCACAGTTACGATTGGAAATACAGCCGATATTGCCGACTTGGTTTCCAAACACCAACTGGATATCGGCATTGTTGAGGGACATTTAAAAGAACAACAGTTGACTATTGAAAAATTTGCCAACGATGACATGTTTGTAGTCGCCTCCCCTGAATATCCTTTGGTAAAAGGGAAGGAAAATGTCGAAATTCAGCAGCTGGAGAAAGAAAAATGGATTGTTCGTGAAGTCGGATCCGGTACGAGGGAAGCAACAGATACAATGTTTCAGCGTTTCGACATTTCCCCTTCCAGAAAAATGACCTTCAGCAGTACACAACCAATCAAGGAGTCAGTGGAAGCAGGATTAGGGATTACGTTGTTATCGCAGTGGGCTATACAAAAAGAGCTGCGCAATGGGGATTTAAAAATGCTTAATATAGAAGGATTTCCATTTTCGAGAGAATTTTTCTTTATAACAAAATCACCTTTCAGGACCATGGCTCTGGAGGTTTTTATAGATATGCTGAGGAATAGGTCGCTGACCAGTTTATTTTAA
- a CDS encoding RibD family protein: MINRPKVIMNVFSSMDGRITTAPNRNVTEWTAKGLDGGANDITHQLYDELNCDALLSGSETLIVYGNDWVDLQEPIYQPKKSKAYIVFDGRGRINWAQTEGLIVVTREDVNPTYIKQLEDKDITYFKAGNGEHIDLHEALNKLYQSGFRKIGLSGGGSINGALLRAGLIDEISLVVAPLAIGGTNTPTILDCEDLESIENAASLELIDTKPVGDQGAVWMHYRVRN; this comes from the coding sequence ATGATAAACAGGCCAAAGGTAATTATGAACGTTTTTTCGTCGATGGACGGCAGAATCACAACCGCACCTAATCGTAATGTGACCGAGTGGACGGCAAAAGGACTGGACGGCGGTGCAAATGATATTACACACCAACTATATGATGAATTAAATTGTGATGCGTTACTCTCGGGAAGTGAAACCCTTATTGTTTATGGAAATGATTGGGTTGACTTGCAGGAGCCAATCTATCAACCGAAAAAATCAAAGGCGTATATCGTTTTTGACGGCAGAGGACGAATTAATTGGGCTCAAACCGAGGGACTTATCGTTGTAACGAGAGAGGATGTAAATCCAACATATATTAAGCAGCTGGAAGATAAGGATATCACCTATTTCAAAGCGGGAAATGGTGAACATATTGATTTACATGAAGCATTAAACAAATTGTATCAGTCTGGATTCCGAAAAATTGGACTAAGTGGAGGAGGTTCTATTAATGGAGCCTTACTTAGAGCGGGTTTAATTGATGAAATAAGTTTGGTCGTTGCCCCGCTTGCTATCGGCGGAACAAATACTCCTACAATACTAGATTGTGAGGATTTGGAGTCAATTGAGAATGCTGCTTCACTGGAACTCATTGATACGAAACCTGTTGGAGACCAAGGAGCGGTTTGGATGCATTATCGGGTTCGAAACTGA
- a CDS encoding histidine phosphatase family protein, whose amino-acid sequence MTKIGFVRHGVTHWNKEGRAQGSSDIPLNEEGLSQARLLADRMKTGEWDVVYSSDLLRAKQTAEILTEKIGAQLHLDPRLRERSGGLIEGTTEEERVQKWGPNWRELDMEFETSERIISRGISFMEEINKKHVGENVLIVSHGAFIKYLLNELMPESGMEESLNNTSLTCLVKREDGWDCNLHNCTEHLEKRDSLKM is encoded by the coding sequence ATGACCAAAATCGGATTTGTTCGTCATGGGGTAACACATTGGAATAAAGAAGGAAGAGCACAGGGGAGTTCTGATATACCATTGAATGAAGAAGGACTGAGCCAGGCTCGCTTACTTGCTGATCGAATGAAGACCGGTGAATGGGATGTTGTGTATTCCAGTGACCTTTTGAGGGCAAAGCAAACGGCAGAGATTTTAACTGAAAAAATCGGTGCCCAGTTACATTTGGATCCGAGACTCCGTGAACGAAGCGGCGGACTTATAGAGGGGACGACAGAGGAGGAAAGGGTTCAAAAGTGGGGACCCAACTGGCGTGAACTGGATATGGAATTCGAAACGAGTGAACGCATTATTTCCAGAGGGATTTCGTTTATGGAAGAAATCAATAAAAAACATGTCGGTGAGAATGTATTGATTGTCAGTCATGGTGCATTCATTAAATACCTATTAAACGAACTTATGCCTGAATCGGGTATGGAAGAATCCCTGAATAATACCTCGTTAACTTGCCTTGTAAAGCGTGAGGACGGGTGGGATTGTAATTTGCATAATTGTACAGAGCATTTGGAAAAGCGTGATTCGTTAAAAATGTAA
- a CDS encoding NUDIX hydrolase, which yields MKRVDVVYVLLFDKSNESILMVKNKGEANSYYTLPGGAVEHGETLEQAAIREVKEETGLDVEVNGILSVCEAFFEKRGHQAVFFNFVGKITGGEIKITYPEEIEEVTWMESGLAENYIQIPDELKASVNEKYLAPYILRK from the coding sequence TTGAAAAGAGTGGATGTCGTATATGTTCTTTTGTTTGACAAAAGTAATGAAAGTATCTTGATGGTGAAAAACAAAGGCGAAGCTAATTCATACTACACACTTCCCGGTGGTGCGGTAGAGCATGGTGAGACACTTGAACAAGCAGCCATTCGTGAAGTTAAAGAGGAAACCGGATTGGATGTGGAGGTAAACGGCATTCTGTCAGTGTGTGAGGCATTCTTTGAAAAGAGGGGACATCAAGCAGTTTTCTTTAACTTCGTTGGAAAAATTACTGGCGGAGAAATTAAAATCACTTATCCTGAGGAAATTGAAGAAGTTACGTGGATGGAATCAGGTCTGGCAGAAAACTACATCCAAATACCAGACGAATTAAAAGCTTCAGTTAATGAAAAGTACTTGGCACCTTATATACTAAGGAAGTGA
- a CDS encoding S41 family peptidase, which translates to MYLEIFNEIVSILHNDYSGCMDKKGQDNPEFFRNKIILEQDNMTDEKFTEIVQDYLLDFKDLHMTFRNAAQSEKPVQDVGFSVRRYEDLLYVVSAEKETKVKPGFSISELDGKGISELAGVHKRRLMETKAERENWSGILPLYQNALVKDESGNTFNLPLSKYDKEAFIPEYSIRKISESLLYMKLTDFMNHAEISSLIKDNDDLLSSRENLIIDVRVNKGGSDLAYFELLPYLFEGDEIDLTSFDEGVMLTNCTDRNVDLRREMLHGVLSSVDDETSRNQIESLINEMEKHRGKGFVDIDFGKSGEDFLLKTKSGPEKVILLTDVYCGSSGDSFVEVCKNSSKVTVIGRPTLGLNDYSNLAIMRWRDTFELWYPTSKLSIVDEGKGMSGVGIQPDMYIPWTPEHIEIDLDYKRALDLLGVTV; encoded by the coding sequence ATGTACTTAGAGATTTTTAATGAAATTGTCAGCATCCTTCACAATGATTACTCGGGATGTATGGATAAAAAGGGTCAGGATAATCCTGAATTTTTTCGAAATAAGATAATTTTAGAACAAGATAACATGACTGATGAAAAGTTCACGGAAATAGTACAGGACTATTTGTTGGACTTTAAGGACTTGCATATGACCTTTAGAAATGCTGCACAATCAGAAAAGCCTGTACAAGATGTTGGATTTTCAGTTAGAAGGTATGAGGATCTGCTTTATGTCGTATCCGCCGAAAAGGAAACCAAAGTAAAACCGGGGTTTTCGATTTCAGAGCTTGATGGAAAAGGAATTTCCGAACTAGCAGGAGTACATAAAAGAAGATTGATGGAAACAAAGGCAGAAAGGGAGAATTGGAGTGGAATCCTGCCGCTTTATCAAAATGCCCTTGTAAAAGATGAGTCCGGTAATACGTTTAACCTTCCACTAAGTAAATACGATAAAGAAGCGTTTATCCCGGAATATTCTATCCGGAAAATATCTGAGAGTTTATTGTATATGAAACTGACAGATTTTATGAATCATGCAGAAATATCCAGCCTGATAAAGGATAACGACGATTTGTTGTCTTCCCGAGAGAATTTAATTATTGATGTGCGTGTTAACAAGGGCGGAAGTGATCTGGCGTATTTTGAACTGCTGCCTTATTTGTTTGAAGGCGACGAAATAGATCTGACAAGCTTTGATGAAGGAGTAATGCTCACAAACTGTACAGACCGGAATGTAGACCTTCGACGAGAGATGCTGCATGGTGTTTTATCCTCTGTAGACGACGAAACGTCCCGTAATCAAATAGAATCTTTAATAAATGAAATGGAGAAACATAGAGGTAAAGGCTTTGTTGACATTGATTTTGGAAAGTCAGGTGAGGATTTCCTGTTAAAAACAAAATCCGGTCCCGAAAAGGTGATCCTGCTGACCGATGTATACTGCGGGAGTTCGGGGGACTCTTTTGTGGAAGTATGTAAAAACTCGTCCAAGGTTACTGTAATCGGCAGACCAACATTAGGATTAAATGATTATTCCAATCTTGCAATAATGCGTTGGAGGGACACGTTCGAACTTTGGTATCCGACATCTAAACTTTCCATCGTTGATGAAGGAAAAGGAATGAGCGGCGTTGGGATTCAGCCGGATATGTACATTCCATGGACGCCCGAGCATATCGAAATTGATTTGGATTACAAGAGAGCATTAGATTTATTGGGGGTTACCGTATGA
- a CDS encoding NUDIX hydrolase encodes MIAPPKHIVSAATIILNEKNELLLIKGPRRGWEMPGGQVEEGESLKEAAIRETKEECGVDVEVTKFCGVFQNVKKSICNTLFLAKPTGGELTTTEEALEVGYFPIETALEMVTWKNFSHRIEYCLKEELQPFYVEF; translated from the coding sequence ATGATTGCACCACCAAAGCATATTGTATCAGCAGCTACAATCATTCTAAATGAAAAAAATGAACTCCTATTAATAAAAGGACCAAGAAGGGGCTGGGAAATGCCTGGCGGACAAGTGGAAGAGGGGGAATCATTGAAAGAAGCCGCAATCCGGGAAACGAAAGAAGAATGCGGTGTGGATGTTGAAGTTACAAAATTTTGCGGCGTGTTCCAGAATGTAAAAAAGTCCATCTGCAATACCTTATTTTTGGCAAAGCCGACTGGTGGCGAGTTAACGACGACTGAGGAAGCACTTGAGGTGGGATATTTTCCGATTGAAACCGCTCTGGAAATGGTTACGTGGAAAAATTTCAGTCACCGTATCGAATATTGCCTGAAAGAGGAACTTCAGCCGTTTTATGTGGAATTTTGA